One region of Bradyrhizobium betae genomic DNA includes:
- a CDS encoding glycosyltransferase — protein sequence MPAKTFDYDPDAMVLNLFYEDKDDRWFPGDRHLRRMARRMLLGEPRMSGQLRVFLNLCAGLDRLGIRYRVNDYGHIAQHPEELACIVGRTFLLDKFEWKNPILLGVAAHNHPLDDPDLFKRLPVKKVVVPGPWYADMYRPYWPDTEAWPVGIDTDLWAPPRTSHKTVDVLIYDKVHWDRERYAPELIEPVRARLIAEGRSFTELRYGSYKEEDYQAALAGARAMIFLCQNESQGIAYQQALSCGVPVFAWDPGGPWRDPDYFPHRVQFEPVSSVPYWDERCGARFLDIAGFEAGWNDFWAGCAADTYDPRGFVLDNLTLEQRALQYYQIAQSIVRQQAVSQSSGMLVDGWLTGMS from the coding sequence GTGCCCGCAAAGACATTCGACTACGACCCCGATGCCATGGTCCTCAACCTGTTCTACGAGGACAAGGACGATCGCTGGTTTCCCGGCGACCGGCACCTGCGGCGCATGGCGCGCCGCATGCTGCTGGGCGAGCCGCGCATGAGCGGTCAGCTCCGCGTGTTCCTCAATCTCTGTGCGGGGCTCGACCGGCTCGGTATCCGCTACCGCGTCAACGACTACGGCCATATCGCGCAGCATCCCGAAGAGCTCGCCTGCATCGTCGGCCGCACCTTCCTGCTCGACAAGTTCGAGTGGAAGAACCCGATCCTGCTCGGGGTTGCCGCCCACAATCATCCGCTCGACGATCCCGACCTGTTCAAGCGTCTGCCGGTGAAGAAGGTCGTGGTGCCCGGCCCATGGTACGCCGACATGTACCGGCCGTACTGGCCCGACACGGAGGCCTGGCCGGTCGGTATCGACACGGATCTGTGGGCGCCGCCGCGCACCTCGCACAAGACCGTCGACGTGCTGATCTACGACAAGGTCCATTGGGACCGCGAGCGCTATGCGCCGGAGCTGATCGAGCCCGTCCGCGCGCGGCTCATTGCGGAGGGGCGCTCGTTCACGGAACTGCGTTACGGCAGCTACAAGGAGGAAGACTACCAGGCCGCGCTGGCGGGGGCGCGCGCGATGATCTTCCTGTGCCAGAACGAGAGCCAGGGCATCGCCTATCAGCAGGCGTTGTCCTGCGGCGTGCCGGTGTTCGCCTGGGATCCCGGTGGACCGTGGCGGGACCCGGACTATTTCCCGCATCGTGTCCAGTTCGAGCCGGTGTCGTCGGTGCCGTATTGGGACGAGCGTTGCGGCGCCAGGTTCCTCGACATCGCGGGATTCGAGGCCGGTTGGAACGACTTCTGGGCCGGTTGCGCCGCTGATACGTACGATCCGCGCGGCTTCGTTCTCGACAATCTCACGCTGGAGCAACGAGCGCTGCAATATTACCAGATCGCGCAGAGCATCGTGCGGCAGCAGGCGGTGTCGCAGAGCTCCGGCATGCTGGTTGACGGATGGTTAACGGGGATGAGCTAG
- a CDS encoding LysR family transcriptional regulator gives MAKLPDFEALAIFAKVVELRSFAGAASELAMSKATVSKAVTRLEERLGARLFNRTSRRLALTDAGHKLAERATRLLVDGEAAENEALAQSVAPRGLVRLAVPMTFGIKAVAPLLPEFFETYPEVSVDLHLSDATIDLIGEGFDMAVRIARLPDSSLIARRLFTMPRFTVAAPSYLKKHGRPTHPMHLAEHKCFSYAYLSTPNVWHYTNSAGEQASVRPGGQLRVNNGEAVMPALVAGLGIAELPEFIVGEAISSGEVEVILKDWKQAEGAVHLVTPPGGPRPARVEALGDFLAAKLPGTCKRRPRGKMKA, from the coding sequence ATGGCAAAACTCCCCGATTTCGAGGCGCTCGCGATTTTCGCAAAAGTCGTGGAATTACGGTCGTTTGCGGGAGCCGCGAGCGAGCTTGCGATGTCCAAGGCGACGGTCTCCAAGGCGGTGACGCGGCTGGAGGAGCGGCTTGGCGCCCGGCTGTTCAACCGCACCTCGCGCCGGCTCGCCCTGACCGATGCCGGACACAAGCTCGCCGAACGCGCCACGCGCCTGCTCGTCGACGGTGAGGCCGCGGAGAACGAGGCGCTGGCGCAATCGGTGGCGCCCCGCGGCTTGGTGCGGCTCGCCGTGCCCATGACGTTCGGGATCAAGGCGGTGGCGCCGCTGCTGCCGGAATTTTTCGAGACCTATCCGGAAGTCTCGGTCGACCTGCATTTGAGCGATGCGACCATCGACCTGATCGGCGAGGGCTTTGACATGGCGGTGCGGATCGCGCGGCTGCCGGACTCCTCGCTGATCGCCCGCCGGCTCTTCACCATGCCGCGCTTCACGGTGGCGGCGCCGTCCTATCTCAAGAAGCATGGCCGGCCGACGCATCCGATGCATCTGGCCGAGCACAAATGCTTCAGCTACGCCTATCTCTCGACGCCCAATGTCTGGCACTACACCAATTCGGCCGGCGAGCAGGCCAGCGTCCGTCCCGGCGGCCAGCTACGCGTCAACAATGGCGAAGCCGTGATGCCGGCGCTGGTCGCCGGCCTCGGCATTGCCGAGTTGCCGGAATTCATCGTCGGCGAGGCCATCTCGTCGGGCGAAGTCGAAGTGATCCTCAAGGACTGGAAACAGGCCGAAGGCGCCGTGCACCTCGTAACCCCGCCCGGCGGCCCGCGCCCTGCGCGCGTCGAAGCGCTCGGCGATTTTCTCGCGGCGAAGCTGCCGGGCACCTGCAAGCGGCGGCCGCGCGGGAAGATGAAGGCTTAA
- the wrbA gene encoding NAD(P)H:quinone oxidoreductase: protein MTKVLVLYYSAYGHIEAMANAVAEGAREAGATVDIKRVPELVPAEVAKASYYKVDQAAPVAKVEDLANYDAIIVGTGTRFGRMASQMANFLDQAGGLWAKGALHGKVGGAFTATATQHGGQETTLFSIITNLLHFGMVIVGMNYGFAGQMKLDEVTGGAPYGATTITGGDGSRQPSANELAGARYQGRQIAETAKKLHG from the coding sequence ATGACCAAAGTTCTCGTCCTCTATTATTCCGCCTACGGCCACATCGAAGCGATGGCGAACGCCGTCGCCGAAGGCGCACGCGAAGCCGGCGCGACCGTCGACATCAAGCGCGTGCCCGAACTGGTGCCGGCCGAGGTCGCGAAAGCCTCGTATTACAAGGTCGACCAGGCCGCTCCCGTCGCCAAGGTCGAAGACCTCGCCAATTACGACGCGATCATCGTCGGCACCGGCACCCGCTTCGGCCGGATGGCCTCGCAGATGGCCAACTTCCTCGACCAGGCCGGTGGGCTCTGGGCCAAGGGCGCCCTGCACGGCAAGGTTGGCGGCGCCTTCACCGCGACCGCGACCCAGCATGGCGGCCAGGAGACGACGCTGTTCTCGATCATCACCAACCTGCTGCACTTCGGCATGGTGATCGTCGGCATGAACTACGGCTTCGCTGGCCAGATGAAGCTCGACGAAGTCACCGGCGGCGCGCCGTACGGTGCGACCACGATCACCGGCGGCGACGGCAGCCGCCAGCCCAGCGCCAACGAGCTCGCCGGCGCGCGCTACCAGGGACGCCAGATCGCGGAGACCGCCAAGAAGCTGCATGGCTAA
- a CDS encoding O-antigen ligase family protein: MDHSAADMTDVAPRSLGHVLHDGLARLNAVQAARCLIAIAALLLVLVTLDPFPDLRSEDVATVVGGRMATAYISWGLLAAVAMLLVAATDAPSLKTLVTPLHVCLVGWLLINIALAENRGVSMQRFVLAVSVTSLAVLLPLLPPTQRAFNLCLGAAALVLLALCYLGVLLAPQYSIHTALDVTEPQLAGDWRGSFGHKNIASPVMTVLVYVGIYLCSAGSFVMGPAIAAMAGIFLIFTGGKTSSVLCLAIYALASLVYVTPGLWLKRILCFAPLIVMNLLTVGSVMSPALGGITRLLPLDPTFTGRSDVWQFALAAVAEKPIIGHGYAAFWDDVTARQTAQGAEWATSAAHSHNSYLELAVTIGLPGLLLVALVFVLAPLRNFQSAQAHNRSGALAKLFLTIWLFGLYYGTTETFLLERQNPIWFMFALAVAGLHFLARFQCVDQVAPER; this comes from the coding sequence ATGGATCACAGCGCTGCTGACATGACCGACGTCGCGCCCCGATCGTTGGGCCACGTTCTGCACGACGGGCTTGCGAGGCTGAACGCCGTGCAGGCGGCGCGGTGCCTCATCGCGATTGCCGCGCTGCTCCTCGTGCTGGTGACGCTCGATCCGTTTCCCGACCTGCGCAGTGAGGATGTTGCCACCGTCGTCGGCGGACGAATGGCGACGGCCTATATCTCGTGGGGCCTGCTGGCTGCGGTCGCCATGCTGCTCGTCGCGGCCACGGATGCGCCTTCCCTGAAGACCCTGGTGACGCCGCTGCACGTCTGTCTCGTCGGCTGGCTGTTGATCAACATCGCTCTCGCGGAGAACCGCGGCGTTTCGATGCAGCGCTTCGTGCTCGCGGTCAGTGTGACGTCGCTCGCCGTCCTGTTGCCTTTGCTGCCGCCGACGCAGCGTGCCTTCAACCTGTGCCTGGGCGCGGCCGCGCTCGTGCTGCTCGCGCTTTGCTATCTCGGCGTCCTCCTCGCTCCGCAATATTCGATCCACACCGCACTCGACGTCACCGAGCCGCAGCTCGCCGGCGACTGGCGCGGCAGTTTTGGCCACAAGAACATCGCCTCGCCGGTGATGACCGTCCTGGTCTATGTCGGCATCTATCTCTGCAGTGCCGGCTCGTTCGTGATGGGTCCGGCGATCGCCGCGATGGCAGGCATCTTCCTGATCTTCACCGGCGGCAAGACCTCGTCGGTGCTGTGCCTTGCGATCTATGCGCTCGCCTCGCTGGTCTATGTGACGCCAGGTCTGTGGCTGAAGCGGATCTTGTGCTTCGCGCCGCTGATCGTGATGAACCTGCTGACGGTCGGAAGCGTCATGAGCCCGGCGCTCGGCGGCATCACGCGGCTGCTTCCTCTCGATCCCACCTTCACCGGCCGTTCCGACGTCTGGCAGTTCGCGCTGGCGGCCGTCGCCGAAAAGCCGATCATCGGCCACGGCTATGCGGCCTTCTGGGACGACGTCACCGCGCGGCAGACCGCCCAGGGCGCCGAATGGGCGACGAGCGCAGCGCACAGCCACAACAGCTATCTCGAGCTTGCGGTCACCATCGGCCTGCCGGGGCTGCTGCTGGTGGCTCTCGTCTTCGTGCTCGCGCCGCTTCGCAATTTCCAGTCGGCCCAGGCTCACAACCGCAGTGGCGCGCTGGCCAAGCTGTTCCTGACCATATGGCTGTTCGGCCTGTACTACGGGACCACCGAGACCTTCCTGCTCGAACGTCAGAATCCGATCTGGTTCATGTTCGCGCTGGCCGTGGCCGGCCTGCACTTCCTGGCCAGGTTCCAATGCGTCGACCAGGTCGCGCCGGAGCGCTAA
- a CDS encoding pirin family protein, giving the protein MIELRPFNKLGGADHGWLKAKHHFSFASHYDPNNMGHGALRVWNDDEIAPNTGFPAHPHANMEIITYVREGAITHQDSLGNEGRTEAGDVQVMSAGSGIRHSEYNLEPSKTRIFQIWIEPTARGGQPTWGSKPFPKSDRTGKLVTIASGIAGDTDALPIRADARVLATTLKAGESAEYAPEKSRHLYLVPAAGAVEINGVRVNARDGVAIRDEEKLKITALEDSELVLVDAA; this is encoded by the coding sequence ATGATCGAACTCAGACCCTTCAACAAACTCGGCGGCGCCGATCACGGCTGGCTGAAAGCAAAACATCATTTCTCCTTCGCGAGCCATTACGACCCGAACAACATGGGTCACGGTGCCTTGCGGGTGTGGAACGACGACGAGATCGCGCCGAACACCGGCTTTCCCGCCCATCCCCACGCCAACATGGAAATCATCACCTATGTTCGCGAGGGCGCGATCACCCATCAGGACAGCCTCGGCAACGAGGGCCGCACTGAAGCCGGCGACGTGCAGGTGATGAGCGCCGGCAGCGGCATCCGCCACTCCGAGTACAATCTGGAGCCGAGCAAGACCCGGATCTTCCAGATCTGGATCGAGCCGACCGCGCGCGGGGGACAGCCGACCTGGGGCTCAAAACCGTTCCCGAAGTCGGATCGCACCGGCAAGCTCGTCACCATCGCGAGCGGGATCGCAGGTGACACGGACGCGTTGCCGATCCGCGCCGATGCGCGGGTGCTCGCCACCACGCTGAAGGCCGGCGAGAGCGCGGAATACGCGCCCGAGAAGTCGCGGCACCTGTACCTCGTGCCCGCGGCAGGCGCGGTCGAGATCAACGGTGTCCGCGTCAATGCGCGCGACGGCGTCGCGATCCGCGACGAGGAGAAACTGAAGATCACCGCGCTCGAAGATTCCGAACTCGTGCTCGTCGACGCGGCCTGA
- a CDS encoding GNAT family N-acetyltransferase, with translation MTCLSVEQPDDLVSRTPGIAVDFVRDWRQAESRLSAGHRTAFQHGYWLGAWYEAFGDVTPLIAVISDVATGKDIAVVPMNSHVRRGIRIVEFADLGVSDNNAPIMAPDAALDAAATDAIGKALVDSLRALPDRFDLLRLKKMPAQIGGHVGGKPNPLVSLGRIGSCSLNRNLVLTGDDYADYRASLKRLQLPRCWRVFSRLGNARFEIATDVERAREILDVMDVQQDERMRQLGSPFVLNDDAHARFYREVARRGVADGYAVISALVCDKGIVATTLGVRYGATYVLLRISHTGKTWANFSPGLLATECTMAALHAQGLRRFDLSIGNQDYKRRLGAEQMPLTDVSVALSWRGMPYAWRDHAAQELRRHPTLAAIAARAMGRSAR, from the coding sequence ATGACGTGTCTCAGCGTCGAGCAACCAGATGATCTTGTGTCCAGAACGCCGGGAATCGCTGTCGATTTCGTGCGCGACTGGCGGCAGGCCGAATCGCGGCTGAGCGCAGGTCATCGCACCGCGTTCCAGCATGGTTACTGGCTCGGCGCCTGGTACGAGGCGTTTGGCGACGTCACGCCGCTGATCGCTGTGATCTCCGACGTTGCGACCGGCAAGGACATCGCCGTGGTGCCGATGAACAGCCATGTCAGGCGCGGCATTCGCATCGTCGAATTCGCCGACCTCGGTGTCTCCGACAACAACGCGCCGATCATGGCGCCCGATGCCGCGCTGGATGCGGCGGCGACGGACGCGATCGGCAAGGCGCTGGTCGATTCATTGCGCGCCTTGCCCGACCGCTTCGATCTGCTGCGCCTGAAGAAGATGCCGGCCCAGATCGGCGGCCATGTCGGCGGTAAGCCGAACCCGCTGGTGTCGCTCGGCCGGATCGGATCGTGCTCGCTCAACCGCAATCTCGTGCTGACGGGCGACGACTATGCGGACTATCGGGCATCGCTCAAGCGCCTGCAGCTGCCGCGATGCTGGCGCGTCTTCAGCCGCCTCGGCAACGCGCGGTTCGAGATCGCCACCGATGTCGAGCGCGCGCGAGAGATCCTCGATGTGATGGACGTCCAGCAAGACGAACGGATGAGACAGCTCGGCTCTCCGTTCGTCCTCAACGACGATGCTCACGCCCGTTTCTATCGCGAGGTGGCGCGCCGGGGTGTTGCCGATGGCTATGCTGTCATCTCGGCGCTGGTTTGCGACAAGGGTATCGTTGCCACCACGCTCGGCGTCAGATATGGCGCAACGTATGTCCTGCTGCGCATCAGTCACACCGGCAAGACCTGGGCGAACTTCTCTCCCGGGCTGCTCGCAACCGAATGCACCATGGCGGCGCTGCATGCGCAGGGCCTGCGCCGCTTTGATCTCAGCATCGGTAATCAGGATTACAAGCGCCGCCTCGGCGCCGAGCAGATGCCGTTGACCGATGTCAGCGTCGCGTTGTCCTGGCGCGGTATGCCCTACGCTTGGCGCGACCATGCCGCGCAGGAACTGCGTCGCCATCCCACGCTTGCCGCGATTGCGGCGCGGGCGATGGGCAGATCAGCGCGCTAG